A single genomic interval of Rhinopithecus roxellana isolate Shanxi Qingling chromosome 11, ASM756505v1, whole genome shotgun sequence harbors:
- the ARHGAP22 gene encoding rho GTPase-activating protein 22 isoform X5 has product MPFWPIRHLKRSGRLPRGGAGEREKVPANPEALLLMASSQRDMEDWVQAIRRVIWAPLGGGIFGQRLEDTVHQERKYGPRLAPLLVEQCVDFIRERGLTEEGLFRMPGQANLVRDLQDSFDCGEKPLFDSTTDVHTVASLLKLYLRELPEPVVPFARYEDFLSCAQLLTKDEGEGTLELAKQVSNLPQANYNLLRYICKFLDEVQAYSNVNKMSVQNLATVFGPNILRPQVEDPVTIMEGTSLVQHLMTVLIRKHSQLFTAPAPEGSTSPRRGPQCAVGWGSEEVTRDSQGEPCDPGLPAHRTSSLDGAAVAVLSRTAPMGAGSRCSPGKKVQTLPSWKSSFRQPGSRSGSPKGGGSSLEVPIISSGGNWFMNGLSSLRGHRRASSGDGLKDSGSVQRLSTYDNVPAPGVVPGIPSVASMVWSGASSSESSVGGSLSSCTACRASDSSARSSLHTDWALEPSPLPSSSEDPKSLDLDHSLDEAGTGASNSEPSEPGSANREHARRSEALQGLVTELRAELCRQRTEYERSVKRIEEGSADLRKRMSRLEEELDQEKKKYIMLEIKLRNSERAREDAERRNQLLQREMEEFFSTLGSLTAGAKGARAPK; this is encoded by the exons GGATCTTTGGGCAGCGCCTGGAGGACACAGTCCACCAAGAGCGGAAGTATGGCCCCCGCCTGGCGCCCCTGCTGGTGGAGCAGTGTGTGGACTTCATCCGGGAGCGCGGGCTCACTGAGGAGGGGCTGTTCCGCATGCCGGGCCAGGCCAACCTGGTGAGGGACCTGCAGGATTCCTTCGACTGTGGGGAGAAGCCACTGTTTGACAG CACAACAGACGTGCACACGGTGGCCTCCCTGCTGAAGCTCTACCTGCGGGAGCTCCCCGAGCCCGTGGTCCCCTTCGCCAGGTACGAGGACTTCCTCAGCTGTGCCCAGCTGCTCACCAAGGACGAGGGGGAG GGCACTCTGGAGTTGGCTAAACAAGTGAGCAACCTTCCTCAGGCCAATTACAACCTGCTCAGATACATCTGCAA GTTTCTGGATGAAGTTCAGGCATACTCAAATGTCAACAAGATGAGTGTCCAGAACCTGGCAACCGTGTTTGGACCTAACATTCTGCGGCCACAGGTAGAGGACCCAGTAACCATCATGGAAG GCACTTCCCTCGTCCAGCACCTGATGACTGTCCTCATCCGCAAACACAGTCAGCTTTTCACGGCACCGGCCCCGGAAGGGTCCACCTCCCCGCGCAGGGGCCCGCAATGTGCAGTGGGGTGGGGCTCCGAGGAGGTCACCAGAGACAGCCAGGGAGAACCCTGCGACCCCGGCCTGCCGGCGCACAGGACCTCTTCCCTGGACGGAGCGGCCGTGGCGGTGCTCTCCAGAACAGCCCCCATGGGAGCGGGGAGCCGGTGCAGCCCTGGGAAGAAGGTGCAGACCCTGCCCAGTTGGAAGTCCTCCTTCCGTCAGCCGGGATCCCGATCGGGAAGCCCGAAGGGGGGCGGCTCGTCCCTGGAGGTGCCCATCATCTCCTCCGGCGGGAACTGGTTCATGAACGGGTTGTCCTCCCTGCGTGGCCACCGCCGGGCCTCATCGGGAGACGGACTCAAGGATTCGGGCTCCGTGCAGAGACTCTCCACTTACGACAATGTGCCCGCGCCGGGCGTGGTCCCCGGCATACCCAGCGTGGCCAGCATGGTGTGGTCCGGGGCCTCCTCCAGCGAGTCTTCGGTGGGGGGCTCGCTCAGCAGCTGCACGGCCTGCCGCGCCAGCGACTCGTCCGCCCGCAGCTCCCTGCACACCGACTGGGCCCTGGAGCCCTCCCCGCTCCCCAGCAGCAGCGAGGACCCCAAGTCCCTGGACCTGGACCACAGCCTGGACGAGGCGGGCACGGGTGCCAGCAACAGTGAGCCAAGCGAGCCGGGCAGCGCCAACCGGGAGCACGCGCGCCGCTCCGAGGCCTTACAGGGGCTGGTCACTGAGCTCAGGGCCGAGTTGTGCCGCCAGCGGACTGAGTACGAGAGGAGTGTGAAAAG AATCGAAGAAGGGAGTGCTGACCTGAGAAAACGAATGTCTCGGTTAGAAGAAGAACTggaccaggaaaagaaaaaatacatcatGCTGGAAATAAAGCTGCGGAACTCTGAGCGGGCGCGGGAGGACGCGGAGAGGAGGAACCAGCTGTTGCAGAGGGAAATGGAAGAGTTTTTTTCGACCCTAGGAAGCTTAACTGCTGGGGCAAAAGGTGCCAGGGCCCCAAAGTAA